AGATGAAGCCAAACATGGGAACCACAGTGTCAGAGAACAGGTCAGACACATAGCCAACAAGTTTCTAAATCATTGTGAAGTGTCTGCTCAGGAAGCTGTCTACCTGTTACTTCAGTTGCCAATGTGCCGTTCCACCAGGGATGTGGTGTTTGTCAACACGTCACCTCCCAGTCAGAGAGTTGGCATTCTGAagaacacagccttgcttgaGACATTGgaagatgatgatactgatgtcaCATTTTCTAGTCTCATTGACAGGTATGCTGAGCGACCAGAGAAGTTGGAACATCTCTGCTTGGCAGAATTTGCTGCATGGTATGATGTCAAAAAGAAACCACCATACCACAAGAAGCCTGAGAGGCCAGGTGACTTTCTTCCTGAAAATGACTATGAAGAAGATGTCACTGACGACATCTGGAATGCTGACGCATCATCTGGTGATGAATACAGATTACCTGATGGGCGGGTTCTTTGCCGCCGTACAAAATCGAAAATTCTCCGCTGTGTTCGCTTTTCGCGTGAGAGTGAAGCAGAAAACCACTTCAGGGAAAAGCTCATGCTGTATCTCCCATGGCGTGATGAGCAGAAGGACATCATTGGACAGTGTGAGTCATACTGTGAAAGGTATGAACTCCTGAAGGAAGTGGTCAGTGACATGGAGAAGTGCTTTGAGCCTATTGCTGCAGCAGTAGATCGTGCTGTGGATCAGGTACAGAAGGAGGGTGTGGATGAAGAGGCCTGGGATGAGGTAGCACCTCAAGCACAGGACATGGAGAATCGAGATGGTCAATATAACACTGACAGTGCCATCAATGCTGCCTTCCAGCCAAAATGCGAGCAGCATAAACTGTATGATATTGGgcttgacatggattgcaggtcAACTTCCAACTTGACCTCAGAaactctgacagacagactatcTGATGCAGATTTCTCTGCACTTGTAAATGGACTAAACAGCAGACAGAAAGATTTCTTCTATCATATCCTTCACTGGTGAAAACCAAGTGTAGTGGAAATCTGTCTACCTGTgatcctttctactgttttctgTCTGGAGGAGCAGGTGTTGGCAAGAGTCGCTGTATCCTTGCCATCTACCAAGCTCTCATTCGTTATCTGAGCTCTCGTCCTGGTGACAAACCTGACTGTCTGCGGGTGCGTCTTACTGCCCCAACAGGAAAGGCTGCCTATAACATCAAAGGCATCACCCTGCATACAGCTTTCTGTTTGCCTGCAAATCAGAGTTTGAGCAACTATGTCAAACTTGATGCTGGTCGTTTGAACACTCTTCGTTCATCTCTGGCAGAACTGCGAGTGCTAATCATTGACGAAATATCTATGGTTGGTGCCAACATGCTGGCCTTTGTTGATCAGCGTCTGCGGGAGGTGATGGGATGTGACAAGCCGTTTGGTGGTGTCAGCGTCCTTGCTGTTGGTGATCTCTATCAGCTCAGACCAGTCATGGACCGCTGGGTCTTCCAGCCAAGTGAAGGGCCGTATGAAGGACTGGCTCCTGTACTGTGGCAGGATCTGTTCAGATTATTTGAGCTGACAGAGGTGATGCGACAGAAGGATGACAAGATCTTTGCTGACATCCTCAATAGAATCAGAGAGGGACACCATACCAGAGATGATGAAGAGATGATTAAATCTTGCATCAAGTCTGGTGTGCCACACAACATGCTGCACTTATTTATCAGCTGTCGACTTGTCAGTGAACACAACATCAAAAGTCTTGACCGCCTGCAGTCACCTGAAAGCCATCTGAAAGCCAGAGACAGCATGATGGGGGAAGTCAGTGCAGCATTGAAAGCCGAGCTACTTCAGAAGGCTCGTGATATGACTGTGCAGCAGACACAGAGTCTACCATTACTGCTGACTGTGAAGGTGGGTGCCAGGTACATGTTGGTTCACAACATCGACATTGGAGATGGTCTGGTAAATGGAGCTTCTGGCACACTGCACCAAGTTGGACACACAGGCAGTGAGGGTCCAGAAcatgtgtctgttctgtgggtagagtttgatgatgaaggtgtcggGAAAAAGACCCGTGAACAgaacaaacagctctacacacaGAACATCAGCACAAAGTGGACTCCTGTCTTCCAAAGTGTGAAGCAGTTTCGTGTTGGAAAACGTCAGAACGTTGCAGTTCTGCGTAGACAGTTCCCTTTGACAGCTTGCTCTGCTATCACCATCCACAAGTCACAGGGCTCCACACTGGAGAACGTGGCAGTGTCGTTTCAGGGAGCAGTACACCACCATCTAGTGTATGTGGCTCTCAGCAGAGCCAGAACTATGGCTGGTCTCCACCTGCTTGACTTTGATCCAAAGAAGATCAGAGTGTCACCAAAAGTCAAGCAGGAAATGGAAAGACTGAGACAAGAACCTGTTGTGCCCTGTCTGACTGATCTTCAGCAGTTTTCCACCACAgggtttgtgattgtgtttcacAACAGCCGATCACTTCACAAACACATTGCTGATCTTCGTGCAGACAGGAACTTGCTACAAGCAAGCCTCATGTTTATTTTTGAAACATGGGAGCATGAACAGGATGACCCGGAACACTACAAGATTGCAGATTTTACTGTGGTTGCCAGAAACACAgcttcagtgaaaggctgtcgttCACATGCTGGTACACTTGTTTACACCAGAGATCACAGTCTGCCATTCAGTAGCAGTGCTAGCCAGAAGTGCAGCAGTGGCATTGAAATTACTGTGGTTGATGCCAGTACCAGCGTTAGAGGACTGGTTGTTGTTGGGATCTACTGTCCTCCACATGTCAGCATCACAGTTTTGTGTGCAGAACTCAGAGCAGTTATTCAGCAGGAGCTCACAAGTCACACTCATGTTATCATTGGAGGAGACTTCAACAGTGATGCTTCCCGTGGACTGCCTAGACCTCTTCAAGAGTTCTGTGAACAGTTCAGTCTGCGACAGCTGATCAAAGATCCCACCACAGACTATGACTCGACACTGGATCTGGTTCTCACAAATGTGCCTGAGCCAACTCCAGCTGGTGTACTGGAGTCGTGGTACTCCGATCATAAGCCATGTTGGATAGTGTATCTATATTGAAATCAGGatgggactttttttcttttttttaaggcctggGAACCTTCCTTTTAAGTAATGAtggtccttgtgtgtgtggtctggtggtCAGCCTTTTATCTCTTAATATATTTGATGTCATTACTCTTGCTTATGAGTATGacacgctctctgtgtctgtgtatcatcaTCAGATTTCTCATCTGTTGTAGAATTATTGAGAAAGATAGTTGGATAGGTATAGATATGTATgaaatatttctgttttattcttatcATAATATAATAGGGATGAAACATAAAAGGTACTcattcctttttgtctttttttgggtgggggtggggggggattaaaTTTTTCACTTGAGATTGACATACAATGATTCATTTTAAGATTCTGAAATGTTAACAAATGATACATGCTTTTTAACATATCATTGtcagtgtatcttttttttcagagaggtgagggggtgcggtGAGCAGTATAATGAATTGATGTTTACCTTTTATATATGTCACAGGTTTCCAGTCCTGAAATTCAAACTGTTACAGTAACCTGGGCTTGAAActaattgttcttttgttgtgtgtgtttggaaaagcaTACTTAATTATGATACTTGGTAGAATAGGTAAATCCAACAGTCATTGGCTGGCAgcataaaattttatcattacaaattttaagtgtccagttcagcttcaagtatctgccatcaaacaggttgatagatcagatacataacaagtagaagtttacaatcgcatattaattgacatttgatcacatgcagccacagcagaagctttggacacttgtgcatgttgtttgcacaaaacagtgcgttgctgtgttggcatgcactttttcttaaatagatgccttgatcaggaaatttgggattgTTGAAAAAACTTGCTTCATGTATACGATGTAGATCTATAGCTCTTTCTCGTGAGATGGTCCATTCTCATTTGAAGAGGGTTTGTGGTATACtgccttgtactggtgttgtaggcatggaattatggttaatcagcagagacagtgaaatgtcaataaaaattgtagcataagaagaagaccagatttaaatgcttaaacagaatccattgttttacatttttttctttaaattgcaaactattcagtaaacattagtgctaatatattgtgttttacaaagtgagcttcacatttgtttgtatatgacattctgacaaatgaatacatgaataaacttgataTGTTACTACCCCATGGAACTGATACCTTGTCGTGGTGGGGTAGCTTGAGTGCTTCAGTGACCTGTCAAGCTATGTCAGTTGATGTGTCACATGCCTggtagggcctcccatgctggacaggttgtgggtatttgttccacaaactataccaGCTGGCATGATGCACACATTTTAGGGTTTCCCTTGCTGAAAAGGTTGTATGGTAGAAGCCCGACAAAATTCAGTTTCAAACACATGCctttgcatatttatctcttatgactgacaattcgtcatccttctgtttcaggaaatggacatcagccaggacaggaacaacagaatcttctatgagaaaacctgtatgcttttgatctaaataaacacaatacaacatcataagcctctgttgcttgatcagttgatgtttggtttgttgaaggtgctgtttgtgtgcccctgtggggatgtcagggactctttccataatactatgcccaccctctggaaaccctctcctgaaaatttattattttatatatcacttttccttttctgtcatttattacttcagccatgctatttcattcccatccattttttCAAGATAgctatgattatttatttttctagacttcataattgtgcattcttgcaaagctgtattcaaatttggacctaggatatacgagttgcctgctggcattttttgtttgtttgtttgttgttggttttctatgcctgttatgtacaatttgtgtattatgtataattatgtcaatgttcaggtttgattggtttactccatcgatagattaatggaaaggccaattTGACGCATGTacttacatgtgcatgcatacgactattcatgcacacacaaaaaaaaaaaaaaaaaaatcctccccccccccccccccccacacccctgttttgttttttctacaagATCAATATTAtacgacacagtcacacacaaattgtttagttttttttttaaatggctaactcatgttcaagattttaaatcccaaaactaagttgatggcagaaactatattacatatttaattcaTATTTATGAATAagaagtagccaaaatgaaaaccatcactgtggtgattgatattcagtgtcccaacacatttaccactctgaataaagtccacaacttgctgcaacacaagcaaccattacttacatctaaccgaagtcacgcttaccaaaaataaacaacaaaaaacaataataataatgatattaaaataagataaatgaagatatcttattttaatatcaaaccaaagtcacacctaccaaaaagaaaataatgataatgatattaaaataaataaatgaaaacaagaacatcactacagttaaagcatttcagctaaaaagctggcccagtgcttccctcattgaacgacaagcaacctccaggttgatgaccactctccctccaaccacctgagctcatcttcttccaccaccagtcagtcatttcagaaaccattcccatcagtacattcaaaatgtcagtttctcaagatggtggcattagaacaaactc
The sequence above is a segment of the Babylonia areolata isolate BAREFJ2019XMU chromosome 19, ASM4173473v1, whole genome shotgun sequence genome. Coding sequences within it:
- the LOC143294132 gene encoding uncharacterized protein LOC143294132, encoding MAEVLCEKEQGLTAEAYLERSRMMRCGVWASEVEIFTAAIFAAAQWLIENSDLYKEEGISLDPSWYRPEWEGVDEVEFTINEADKNLEHHDNGIPESSLKEVDTEKCEATAETFSERQRRMDNSDRFKPLTYSKICKAELRNADRRAAHSIANIFFKLKKLQMLQIRDLATTALRKVKGSKKAYTAGQLKKEGAVEDLLHHDEGYRVLKTLRSSPPYWQARQKDLFAMIRQLGKPTFFATFSAAETRWFDLLRVLYRMEHNEDITDDELQKLTWQERSKLIQKDPVTCARHFHHRVQVLFRTVILSDLQPLGKVTDYFFRVEFQQRGSPHIHCLLWVEGAPEADKDTDTDMEDFIGDDISFEDFLTRVGLDENQYVLAIRSDLDRTKVFLQRTPSESRMNSRNDAISQVWMANTDVQFILDEYACAVYIVTYISKSQRGMSDMLRDAADEAKHGNHSVREQVRHIANKFLNHCEVSAQEAVYLLLQLPMCRSTRDVVFVNTSPPSQRVGILKNTALLETLEDDDTDVTFSSLIDRYAERPEKLEHLCLAEFAAWYDVKKKPPYHKKPERPGDFLPENDYEEDVTDDIWNADASSGDEYRLPDGRVLCRRTKSKILRCVRFSRESEAENHFREKLMLYLPWRDEQKDIIGQCESYCERYELLKEVVSDMEKCFEPIAAAVDRAVDQVQKEGVDEEAWDEVAPQAQDMENRDGVGKSRCILAIYQALIRYLSSRPGDKPDCLRVRLTAPTGKAAYNIKGITLHTAFCLPANQSLSNYVKLDAGRLNTLRSSLAELRVLIIDEISMVGANMLAFVDQRLREVMGCDKPFGGVSVLAVGDLYQLRPVMDRWVFQPSEGPYEGLAPVLWQDLFRLFELTEVMRQKDDKIFADILNRIREGHHTRDDEEMIKSCIKSGVPHNMLHLFISCRLVSEHNIKSLDRLQSPESHLKARDSMMGEVSAALKAELLQKARDMTVQQTQSLPLLLTVKVGARYMLVHNIDIGDGLVNGASGTLHQVGHTGSEGPEHVSVLWVEFDDEGVGKKTREQNKQLYTQNISTKWTPVFQSVKQFRVGKRQNVAVLRRQFPLTACSAITIHKSQGSTLENVAVSFQGAVHHHLVYVALSRARTMAGLHLLDFDPKKIRVSPKVKQEMERLRQEPVVPCLTDLQQFSTTGFVIVFHNSRSLHKHIADLRADRNLLQASLMFIFETWEHEQDDPEHYKIADFTVVARNTASVKGCRSHAGTLVYTRDHSLPFSSSASQKCSSGIEITVVDASTSVRGLVVVGIYCPPHVSITVLCAELRAVIQQELTSHTHVIIGGDFNSDASRGLPRPLQEFCEQFSLRQLIKDPTTDYDSTLDLVLTNVPEPTPAGVLESCSVLSWIDAFNFVVNDIAFNFVVNDIAFNFVVSDIAFNFAVSDIAFNFVVNDIAFKHPSDIIQRIQGNAAWTVDDECLTSDLMTEDHGNNSHRLGAHLHIVIGQMSVIDSHSRKTLTDPVFHNDPDKPSFTFGVLLPQCHLLAKALVLNHWI